Proteins co-encoded in one Candidatus Tectomicrobia bacterium genomic window:
- a CDS encoding DUF4079 family protein produces MTGLSPYLHPAFQVLVLGLGLAVLTYGLRLRRARRAGAGPARAHLAARHMRLGRWFAALLPVGYLLGVAGMGLALRETVLQTAHAFFATLALALLFLTAWLGRRLRLAIGREDLRQVHAYAAFVTIFLALAVAFLGMHLLP; encoded by the coding sequence GTGACCGGCCTCTCCCCCTACCTCCACCCTGCCTTCCAGGTGCTGGTCCTGGGGCTAGGGCTGGCGGTCCTGACCTATGGGCTCAGGCTGCGCCGGGCGCGCCGCGCGGGGGCGGGGCCGGCGCGGGCCCACCTCGCGGCCCGGCACATGCGCCTGGGCCGCTGGTTCGCCGCCCTCCTCCCGGTGGGCTATCTCCTGGGGGTGGCGGGGATGGGCCTCGCCCTGCGGGAAACCGTCCTCCAGACCGCCCACGCCTTCTTCGCCACCCTGGCGCTCGCCCTCCTCTTCCTGACAGCCTGGCTGGGCCGCCGCCTGCGCCTAGCCATCGGGCGGGAGGACCTGCGCCAGGTCCACGCCTACGCCGCCTTCGTGACGATCTTCCTCGCCCTGGCCGTGGCCTTCCTGGGGATGCACCTTCTGCCCTGA
- a CDS encoding cyclase family protein, whose translation MNIEEIRAIARGSKVYDLGVELFPGMPHIPLHGPFGYSMIREHGDLMYPEGACAAVDMFFCTGHTGTHVDAFGHVSKDMKLHGGVDAASHQTKTGGIVGLGIETVAPIVRRGVLLDAAAHLKKDVLEPARPVTREELQAVASAQGTRIEAGDVVLVRTGHIRHWPKKDFYHQKGGVPGVHIEAARWLADQGIFMLGGDNFAVEVVPAPSLPVHCHMLVEKGIHLLEVGFFEELSRDRAYEFLLVALPLKIRGGTGSPTRPVAIV comes from the coding sequence ATGAACATCGAGGAGATCCGCGCCATCGCGCGCGGCAGCAAGGTGTACGACCTGGGCGTGGAGCTCTTCCCGGGGATGCCCCACATCCCCCTGCACGGCCCCTTCGGCTACTCCATGATCCGCGAGCACGGGGACCTCATGTACCCCGAGGGCGCCTGCGCGGCGGTGGACATGTTCTTCTGCACCGGCCACACCGGCACCCACGTGGACGCCTTCGGCCACGTCTCGAAGGACATGAAGCTCCACGGCGGCGTGGACGCGGCCTCCCACCAGACCAAGACCGGGGGCATCGTGGGGCTCGGCATCGAGACCGTGGCCCCCATCGTGCGGCGGGGGGTGCTCCTCGACGCGGCCGCCCACTTGAAGAAGGACGTGCTCGAGCCCGCCCGGCCCGTCACCCGGGAGGAGCTCCAGGCCGTGGCCTCCGCCCAGGGCACCCGGATCGAGGCGGGGGACGTGGTGCTCGTCCGCACCGGGCACATCCGCCACTGGCCCAAGAAGGACTTCTACCACCAGAAGGGAGGGGTCCCCGGCGTCCACATCGAGGCCGCCCGCTGGCTCGCGGACCAGGGCATCTTCATGCTCGGGGGGGACAACTTCGCCGTCGAGGTCGTCCCCGCCCCGAGCCTCCCCGTCCACTGCCACATGCTGGTCGAGAAGGGCATCCACCTGCTGGAGGTGGGCTTCTTCGAGGAGCTGAGCCGCGACCGCGCCTACGAGTTCCTCCTCGTCGCGCTCCCCCTCAAGATCCGGGGCGGCACCGGCTCCCCGACAAGGCCGGTGGCGATCGTGTGA
- a CDS encoding RidA family protein, whose translation MIQRFNVFPSDMYRVAGNNQVLYTPVVAVRTGDHVHIYVSGRTSRLLDGSLAGEGDMRAQIRLTCENVGKALAGVGAGFADVVRTNTYATDLEAYYRCVDERARFFTAPLPTSTVVGVTRLAMPGMLVEIEVEAIIEPERLRVEG comes from the coding sequence ATGATCCAGCGCTTCAACGTCTTCCCCTCGGACATGTACCGCGTGGCGGGGAACAACCAGGTGCTCTACACCCCGGTCGTGGCGGTTCGGACGGGGGACCACGTGCACATCTACGTCTCCGGGCGCACCTCGCGCCTCCTGGACGGCTCCCTGGCCGGGGAGGGGGACATGCGCGCCCAGATACGGCTCACCTGCGAGAACGTGGGCAAGGCCCTCGCGGGGGTGGGGGCGGGCTTCGCGGACGTGGTGCGCACCAACACCTACGCCACCGACCTCGAGGCCTACTACCGCTGCGTGGACGAGCGGGCCCGGTTCTTCACCGCGCCGCTGCCCACGAGCACTGTGGTGGGGGTCACCCGCCTCGCCATGCCCGGGATGCTCGTCGAGATCGAGGTGGAGGCCATCATCGAGCCGGAGCGGCTGAGGGTGGAGGGGTAG